The following proteins are co-located in the Panthera uncia isolate 11264 chromosome F1, Puncia_PCG_1.0, whole genome shotgun sequence genome:
- the RD3 gene encoding protein RD3, whose amino-acid sequence MSLIPWLRWNEGPPRPSSRRPAEMVLDTLMMELAGQMREAERQQWERSNAVRKICTGVDYSWLASTPRPTYDLSPGERLQLEDVCAKIHPSYCGPAILRFRQLLAEQEPEVREVSQLFRSVLQEVLDRMKQEEEARKLTRQWSLRPRGNLALATFKTRARISPFTSDIRTISEDVERDTPPPLRTWSLPEFRAPKED is encoded by the exons ATGTCCCTCATCCCATGGCTTCGGTGGAATGAAGGCCCCCCGCGGCCGTCATCCCGGAGGCCGGCTGAGATGGTGCTGGACACGCTCATGATGGAGCTGGCGGGGCAGATGCGAGAGGCGGAGAGGCAGCAATGGGAGCGCAGCAATGCGGTCAGGAAGATCTGCACCGGGGTGGACTACAGCTGGCTGGCCAGCACACCCCGGCCCACCTACGACCTCAGCCCTGGCGAGCGGCTGCAGCTGGAGGACGTCTGTGCCAAGATCCACCCGTCCTACTGCGGGCCCGCCATCCTCAG GTTCCGGCAGCTGCTGGCCGAGCAGGAGCCCGAGGTGCGGGAGGTGTCCCAGCTCTTCCGCTCGGTGCTGCAGGAGGTCCTGGACAGAatgaagcaggaggaggaggcccGCAAGCTGACGCGCCAGTGGAGCCTGCGGCCCCGCGGCAACCTGGCGCTGGCCACCTTCAAGACCCGCGCGCGCATCTCTCCCTTCACCAGCGACATCCGGACCATCTCGGAGGACGTGGAGCGGGACACGCCGCCGCCGCTCCGGACCTGGAGCCTGCCCGAGTTCCGGGCGCCCAAAGAGGACTGA